One segment of Synechococcus sp. A15-24 DNA contains the following:
- a CDS encoding DUF3084 domain-containing protein: MSGWLLILALLILGGVLSTLGDRLGSRVGKARLSLFNLRPRRTAVLITVLTGSLISALSLGLLLLVSRQLRVGLFELDALQARLRDSRAALDAAETERREARSATERIEAELISTRQRSATLRRELEPLQQQKRQLEQERNRLNADIQARDVDIQRTEAELRGVRDRIKAGEKELKSLEQDLLALRRGSVVLRSGQALATATVRLEKPGQAKQVVDRLLQEANQTAYVRVRPGETPDRQILLVPRGDVERLQQTLRQSGTWVVSMRSAGNVLRGESVVYAYPDVKPNRTITRVDEVLATTTLEQDERGSEAVRTRLNLLLASAFAEVQRRGSLSEGLQFDGSALNELGLALVDRTDNEPLELQVIAVRSSDTADPVAVRVIMEP, translated from the coding sequence ATGAGCGGCTGGCTGCTGATCCTGGCTTTGCTGATCCTCGGAGGCGTGCTGTCGACCCTGGGGGATCGGCTGGGCAGTCGCGTGGGAAAGGCTCGGCTCAGCCTGTTCAATCTGAGGCCGCGTCGCACAGCTGTCTTGATCACAGTGCTCACCGGCAGCCTGATCAGTGCTCTGTCCCTGGGTCTTCTGCTCCTGGTGAGCCGCCAGCTTCGGGTTGGACTGTTCGAGCTCGATGCCCTCCAGGCCAGACTCAGGGACAGCCGTGCGGCCCTTGATGCGGCCGAAACGGAGCGGCGCGAGGCTCGGTCAGCGACGGAGCGGATCGAGGCGGAATTAATTTCCACCCGGCAACGGTCCGCAACCCTTCGCCGAGAGCTGGAACCACTGCAACAGCAAAAGCGTCAACTGGAGCAGGAACGGAACCGACTGAACGCCGACATCCAGGCCAGGGACGTCGATATTCAGCGGACGGAAGCCGAATTGCGCGGTGTGCGCGATCGGATCAAGGCTGGGGAAAAGGAGCTCAAGTCTTTAGAGCAGGACCTGCTGGCCTTGCGCCGTGGATCCGTTGTACTGCGCAGTGGCCAGGCCCTGGCGACTGCCACGGTGAGGCTGGAGAAACCAGGTCAGGCCAAGCAGGTGGTGGATCGGTTGCTGCAGGAAGCCAACCAAACCGCCTACGTAAGGGTCAGACCAGGGGAAACCCCGGATCGTCAGATCCTGCTGGTTCCCCGAGGAGATGTGGAACGGCTGCAACAAACCCTGCGTCAATCCGGCACCTGGGTCGTGTCGATGCGTTCGGCTGGCAATGTGCTGCGGGGTGAGTCCGTGGTGTATGCCTACCCGGATGTGAAGCCGAACAGAACCATCACCCGCGTCGACGAGGTGCTGGCCACCACCACCCTCGAGCAGGACGAACGCGGATCAGAGGCGGTCAGAACACGGCTCAACCTGCTGCTGGCTTCAGCCTTTGCAGAAGTTCAACGCCGTGGTTCGCTCAGTGAAGGACTGCAGTTCGATGGCAGCGCACTGAACGAGCTGGGTCTCGCGCTGGTGGATCGAACCGACAACGAACCGCTCGAGCTGCAGGTGATCGCTGTCCGCAGCAGCGACACGGCGGATCCTGTCGCCGTCAGGGTGATCATGGAGCCATGA
- a CDS encoding cob(I)yrinic acid a,c-diamide adenosyltransferase: MTASLTSSHRSSDSVAQDHRSLEQAGLLPLVPVRPPLQLVEPEGQLQVHTATYRGSFSSVLSQAMRTAGLGSRVLIAQFLKGGVHQGPQGCVRLCGGLTWLRPDVPACLSQADHPGGAAAVDAVWQSCRRHLRDGDIDQLVLDEVGLAVGLGYVEEGALLDALDQRPPAMDVVITGPAIPPSIVAMADQVTQLRRGF; this comes from the coding sequence ATGACCGCCAGCCTCACCTCAAGCCATCGTTCCTCGGACTCCGTGGCTCAGGACCACAGGTCTCTGGAGCAGGCTGGTCTCCTTCCGTTGGTGCCGGTTCGCCCACCCCTGCAGCTGGTGGAGCCGGAGGGGCAGCTTCAGGTTCACACCGCGACCTATCGCGGCAGCTTCTCCAGTGTTCTCAGCCAGGCGATGCGCACCGCTGGGCTGGGCAGTCGAGTGCTGATTGCTCAATTCCTCAAAGGTGGGGTGCATCAGGGACCGCAAGGTTGCGTACGTCTTTGCGGCGGACTCACCTGGCTCCGCCCCGATGTACCGGCTTGTCTTTCTCAAGCTGATCACCCTGGTGGTGCGGCGGCTGTTGATGCGGTTTGGCAGTCCTGCCGTCGCCATCTGCGTGATGGCGACATCGATCAGCTGGTTCTGGATGAAGTCGGCCTCGCCGTTGGGTTGGGCTACGTCGAGGAGGGCGCGCTGCTGGATGCCCTCGACCAGCGGCCGCCCGCCATGGATGTGGTGATCACAGGGCCCGCCATTCCCCCCAGCATCGTGGCCATGGCTGATCAGGTCACCCAATTGCGTCGAGGTTTCTGA
- the rph gene encoding ribonuclease PH, with product MPAPTPPRADGRGASELRPFSVDWDPMSFALSSLIVRTGRTAVLCSVSLEEDVPRWRRGNGCGWLSAEYRLLPGSTPQRQSRELMKLSGRTQEIQRLIGRSLRAVLNMDALGERTLLIDCDVIQADAGTRTASITGAWIALRRACDQLRSQGVLTQDPIRQQLAAVSVGLIDGIPLLDLDYSEDSRADVDLNVVTAGDGRLLELQGTAEQAPFSRSELDAMLNLAESGLQELMQGQRFALATAAGSAIS from the coding sequence ATGCCTGCACCCACGCCCCCGCGGGCCGATGGCCGGGGAGCTAGTGAGTTGCGCCCCTTCTCCGTGGACTGGGATCCGATGTCCTTCGCCCTCAGCTCCCTCATCGTGCGTACGGGCCGTACCGCAGTGCTCTGCAGCGTTTCCTTGGAGGAGGACGTCCCCCGCTGGCGCCGGGGGAACGGTTGCGGCTGGCTCAGCGCTGAATATCGACTGCTTCCCGGTTCGACACCGCAACGGCAGTCGCGAGAGTTGATGAAACTCTCGGGCAGAACGCAGGAGATCCAACGCCTGATCGGTCGCAGTCTCCGGGCTGTTCTCAACATGGACGCCCTCGGCGAGCGCACGCTGCTGATCGACTGCGATGTGATCCAGGCCGACGCCGGCACCCGCACCGCCTCGATCACCGGGGCCTGGATCGCCTTGCGCCGAGCCTGTGATCAACTCCGCTCCCAGGGTGTGTTGACGCAGGATCCGATTCGCCAGCAGCTGGCGGCGGTTTCGGTAGGGTTGATCGACGGGATCCCGCTGCTGGATCTCGACTACAGCGAAGACAGCCGTGCCGACGTGGATCTCAATGTGGTCACCGCCGGTGATGGCCGCCTGCTGGAACTGCAAGGGACGGCAGAGCAGGCACCCTTCAGCCGCTCCGAACTCGATGCCATGCTCAACCTGGCTGAATCAGGACTTCAGGAGCTGATGCAAGGTCAGCGTTTCGCCCTGGCCACAGCCGCCGGTTCAGCGATTTCGTAA
- a CDS encoding IctB family putative bicarbonate transporter — MADATDQGSIPLLLRWRGCLTPAASVQQRLELLSGVVLMLLMSSLPFVSRSGLGLELAAAGVLWLLWSLITPTERLSAISRWVLLYLAIAVVCTGFSPVPIAAAKGLLKLTSYLGVYALMRTLLERQIVWWDRLLAALLGGGLFSSVLALRQLYASIDELAGWADPNSVSAGTIRIYGPLGNPNLLAGYLLPLVPLACIAVLRWKRLSYRLLAAVTALLAGSATVFTYSRGGWLGLLAALALAGMLILLRSTAHLPPLWRRLLPLATLLIAGITLALVVTQLEPIRTRVLSLVAGRGDSSNNFRINVWLAAIEMVQDRPWLGIGPGNAAFNSIYPLYQQPKFDALSAYSVPLEILVETGIPGLLACLGLLLSSIQRGLRIHGQQGLIAIGSLAAVAGLLTQGITDTIFFRPEVQLIGWFALASLGASWLRD, encoded by the coding sequence ATGGCCGATGCTACAGATCAGGGATCCATCCCTTTGCTGCTGCGTTGGCGGGGATGCCTGACACCAGCAGCGTCAGTGCAACAACGGCTGGAGCTGCTGTCGGGCGTGGTGCTGATGCTGCTGATGAGCAGCCTGCCGTTCGTCAGCCGCAGTGGCCTGGGGCTGGAACTTGCAGCGGCTGGCGTGCTTTGGCTGTTGTGGTCATTGATCACCCCCACCGAACGCCTCAGTGCCATCAGCCGCTGGGTGCTGCTGTACCTCGCCATCGCCGTGGTCTGCACAGGCTTCTCCCCCGTTCCGATCGCTGCCGCCAAAGGCCTGCTGAAGCTGACCAGCTACCTGGGCGTGTACGCCCTGATGCGCACCCTGCTGGAACGGCAGATCGTCTGGTGGGACCGACTGTTGGCAGCGCTGCTGGGGGGAGGGCTGTTCAGCAGTGTTCTGGCACTGCGGCAGTTGTATGCCTCCATCGACGAACTCGCCGGCTGGGCCGATCCCAACTCCGTCAGTGCCGGCACCATTCGCATCTATGGGCCCCTGGGTAACCCCAACCTTCTGGCGGGCTATCTCCTGCCGCTGGTGCCCCTGGCGTGCATTGCAGTACTGCGCTGGAAGCGGCTGAGTTATCGCCTCCTCGCTGCGGTGACAGCACTGCTGGCGGGCAGCGCCACCGTTTTCACCTACAGCCGTGGTGGCTGGCTGGGCCTGCTGGCGGCCCTGGCCCTGGCGGGCATGCTGATCCTGCTCAGAAGCACAGCCCACTTGCCGCCCCTGTGGCGACGTCTGCTGCCACTGGCCACCCTGCTGATCGCCGGCATCACGCTGGCCCTTGTGGTTACCCAACTGGAACCGATCCGCACCCGGGTGCTCAGCCTGGTGGCTGGTCGCGGTGACAGCTCCAACAACTTCCGCATCAACGTGTGGCTGGCGGCCATCGAGATGGTTCAGGACCGCCCCTGGCTCGGCATCGGACCCGGCAATGCCGCCTTCAACAGCATCTATCCGCTGTATCAGCAGCCGAAGTTCGATGCCCTCAGCGCATACTCCGTGCCGTTGGAGATCCTGGTGGAGACCGGTATCCCTGGCCTGCTGGCCTGCCTGGGACTGCTGTTGAGCAGCATCCAGCGTGGCCTCCGCATTCATGGGCAGCAGGGGTTGATCGCCATCGGCAGCCTCGCCGCCGTTGCCGGGCTGCTTACCCAGGGCATCACAGACACGATCTTTTTCCGGCCGGAGGTGCAACTGATCGGCTGGTTCGCTCTCGCCAGCCTCGGCGCCAGCTGGCTGCGGGATTGA
- the dcd gene encoding dCTP deaminase — MLKNDRWIAEQAAQGMLEPFQKGLVRHLDPEQQARPVLSFGCSSYGYDLRLSAQEFMIFRHVPGTVMNPKRFNPANLEPTPLHEDEDGRYFILPAHSYGLGVALEKMRVPPNITVICLGKSTYARLGIIVNTTPAEASWEGHLTLEFSNSSGADCRIYAEEGICQLLFFEGDPCDTTYSDRQGKYQHQPERVTLARI, encoded by the coding sequence ATGCTCAAGAACGATCGCTGGATCGCCGAACAGGCCGCGCAGGGCATGCTCGAACCCTTCCAGAAGGGCTTGGTCCGCCATCTGGATCCCGAGCAGCAGGCCAGGCCTGTGCTGAGTTTCGGTTGTTCCTCCTATGGCTATGACCTGCGCCTTTCAGCGCAGGAATTCATGATTTTTCGCCATGTGCCGGGCACGGTGATGAATCCCAAGCGCTTCAACCCCGCCAACCTCGAGCCGACGCCGTTGCATGAGGACGAGGACGGTCGTTATTTCATCCTGCCGGCCCATTCCTATGGCCTTGGCGTTGCGCTGGAGAAGATGCGCGTCCCGCCCAACATCACGGTGATCTGCCTTGGCAAGAGCACCTATGCCCGTCTGGGCATCATCGTGAACACCACGCCTGCAGAAGCGAGCTGGGAAGGACACCTCACCCTTGAGTTCAGCAACAGCTCCGGTGCCGACTGCCGCATTTACGCCGAAGAAGGGATCTGTCAGCTGTTGTTCTTCGAGGGAGATCCCTGCGACACCACCTACAGCGATCGCCAGGGCAAATATCAACATCAACCGGAGCGGGTCACCCTGGCTCGGATCTAA
- the glmM gene encoding phosphoglucosamine mutase, protein MVQSAVPSIGPSLGSSAPGFGTDGIRGRAGTELSPALCLQVGYWIGRVLKADGPVLIGMDSRSSGSMLVAALTAGLTAAGRDVWELGLCATPAVPLLIREVGAAGGLMVSASHNPPADNGIKVFGADGTKLSAERQARVEDGLRGEVEDDGHRRCGRSVQRQDLLRSYQDKLLSSVGDRRLNGVPIVLDLCWGSATACAAEVFQTLGADLTVLHGQPDGERINVACGSTQLDPLRQAVVAQGAVMGFAFDGDADRMLAVDARGRVVDGDHVLYLWGSVLQDQKALPGDRLVATVMSNLGFERAWERRGGVLKRTPVGDQHVHAAMVANGAALGGEQSGHILAASHGLCGDGVLTALQLATLCHAQDIALSEWLDRSFKAYPQTLVNVTVPDRARRKGWSSCMPLQEAVLQAEASMGAAGRVLVRASGTEPVLRVMVEAEDQSLVDRWTQHLAAMADEHLNAA, encoded by the coding sequence ATGGTTCAAAGCGCCGTCCCGTCGATCGGGCCCTCGCTCGGGTCTTCAGCGCCAGGTTTCGGCACGGACGGCATCCGGGGACGTGCCGGCACCGAGCTCTCACCGGCCCTCTGTCTGCAGGTGGGTTACTGGATCGGTCGCGTGCTCAAGGCCGATGGTCCGGTGTTGATCGGGATGGATTCCCGCAGCAGCGGCAGCATGCTGGTGGCGGCTTTGACCGCAGGACTGACGGCGGCGGGTCGAGATGTCTGGGAGCTTGGTCTCTGTGCCACGCCGGCGGTTCCCCTGCTGATCCGTGAAGTGGGTGCCGCCGGTGGACTGATGGTCTCGGCCAGTCACAACCCCCCCGCCGACAACGGCATCAAGGTGTTTGGTGCCGATGGCACAAAGCTGAGCGCCGAGCGTCAGGCCCGGGTGGAGGACGGCCTGCGGGGTGAGGTCGAGGACGATGGCCACAGACGCTGTGGTCGCTCGGTTCAGCGGCAGGACCTGCTCAGGTCGTATCAGGACAAGTTACTGAGTTCGGTGGGGGATCGGCGGCTCAATGGTGTCCCGATCGTTCTTGATCTCTGCTGGGGTTCAGCGACGGCCTGTGCCGCTGAGGTGTTTCAAACCCTCGGCGCAGACCTGACGGTGCTGCATGGCCAGCCGGATGGGGAACGGATCAATGTGGCTTGTGGTTCAACCCAGCTGGATCCCCTGCGCCAGGCCGTGGTGGCCCAAGGGGCGGTGATGGGCTTCGCCTTTGATGGTGACGCCGATCGGATGCTGGCGGTCGATGCCCGCGGTCGGGTGGTTGATGGAGATCATGTGTTGTACCTCTGGGGATCGGTGCTCCAGGACCAGAAGGCGCTTCCCGGCGATCGACTGGTTGCCACGGTGATGTCCAACCTGGGATTTGAGCGGGCCTGGGAGCGTCGCGGCGGTGTGCTTAAGCGCACGCCCGTCGGCGACCAGCATGTTCATGCCGCGATGGTGGCCAACGGTGCAGCCCTTGGGGGTGAGCAGTCGGGCCACATCCTGGCGGCATCCCATGGGCTCTGCGGTGATGGGGTGCTGACGGCGCTGCAGCTGGCGACGCTGTGCCATGCCCAGGACATCGCCTTGAGCGAATGGTTGGATCGCAGTTTCAAGGCTTATCCCCAGACGCTGGTGAATGTGACGGTTCCGGACCGAGCCCGCCGCAAGGGATGGTCCAGTTGCATGCCGCTTCAGGAGGCGGTGCTTCAGGCGGAGGCGAGCATGGGTGCAGCTGGGCGGGTGCTGGTGCGGGCTAGCGGCACCGAACCGGTGCTGCGGGTGATGGTGGAAGCGGAAGACCAGTCGCTGGTGGACCGCTGGACCCAGCATCTGGCTGCCATGGCCGACGAGCACCTCAACGCGGCCTGA
- the ntcA gene encoding global nitrogen regulator NtcA, whose protein sequence is MVANSGFSRYSPQQPQVAGAAERNRTLLDVIRDLDGASTELVERNKTIFFPGDPAERVYLIRRGAVRLSRVYESGEEITVALLRENSLFGVLSLLTGHRSDRFYHAVAFTRVEMVTAPAASVRAAIEADTGVGLRLLQGLSSRILQTETMIETLTHRDMSSRLVSFLLVLCRDFGVPDELGITIDLRLSHQAIAEAIGSTRVTITRLLGDLRQSGLVQIDRKKITVLDPIALAKRFS, encoded by the coding sequence ATGGTGGCTAACAGTGGTTTCAGTCGCTATTCCCCCCAGCAACCGCAGGTTGCGGGTGCAGCCGAACGAAACCGCACCCTTCTGGATGTCATCCGTGATCTGGATGGAGCCAGCACCGAGTTGGTGGAACGCAACAAGACGATTTTCTTCCCGGGGGATCCGGCCGAAAGGGTGTACCTGATCCGTCGCGGAGCCGTGCGCCTGTCCAGGGTGTACGAATCAGGCGAAGAGATCACCGTGGCGCTTCTGCGGGAAAACAGCCTGTTCGGAGTGCTGTCACTGCTCACCGGACACCGATCCGACCGCTTTTATCACGCTGTTGCCTTCACGCGGGTGGAAATGGTGACCGCACCGGCCGCCTCTGTGCGTGCTGCCATCGAGGCGGACACCGGTGTCGGCCTGCGTCTTCTGCAGGGTCTCTCCAGTCGGATCCTGCAGACGGAAACGATGATCGAAACCCTCACCCATCGCGATATGTCATCCCGATTGGTGAGTTTTCTGCTCGTGCTGTGCAGGGATTTCGGCGTGCCCGATGAACTTGGCATCACGATTGATCTGCGCCTGTCTCATCAAGCCATTGCCGAAGCGATCGGCTCCACACGCGTCACCATCACCCGTCTGCTGGGAGACTTGCGCCAATCCGGACTCGTGCAGATTGACCGCAAGAAGATCACGGTGTTGGATCCCATCGCCCTGGCCAAGCGGTTCAGCTGA
- a CDS encoding lytic transglycosylase domain-containing protein has protein sequence MPAGPRNFFALLLTTAGLSLTITVMGQRLLRERQPALTPKTTPIQLWQTYRWSVDPLRRREAALLMAKSGPTLAGQGWGDDPLAAVALALAAEREKRRGNHTAADVLWQQLLIRFPETTVSARARQHVPGLRQELLKLHPSHPAALATAVALEPTPERGHQGAHHLARWGWRWPGAMDRLKAACSAREPTQAQRQSLAWALAMLGAGSPALDCLQGKAAGAETALAVGRALLRGGEEQRIQGKLMLLELTQRQPKSLASDEAVRLLMEPLLPDPALVEAIPPALAERSAAMAAAQVRLNAGNGAINVLKRWPDDRDSWQLQWDEARFALLDEQWERARDLLMALPAGTLPPPLEARQLFWLGLTEERTGNSTAAKRHWRRLIGTHRPGYYRWRAEVRLGEAKTLHLNKPSTTLPVPVWAPLNSRYPEVDTLWRLGLTEQAWDAWLSLRDPRDPLAAEEQLVEGRLRLSVNDPWRGLDQLWRLSVRWVPTSCRQRLLLQRSQNPVVFQQAIQSASTQHGVDPTLLLAIAKQESRFSPGVRSIAGAVGVMQLMPETAASVAGKPLSEHELMEPSTNISLGAAYLRSLLQLWEEDAFLSIASYNAGPGTVRSWPQPRNDEDIELWVERIPYAETRYYTKKVLDNLLGYSDHAWPGCDDRAEGMG, from the coding sequence GTGCCCGCAGGACCCCGGAACTTCTTCGCACTTCTGCTCACAACGGCCGGACTGAGCCTGACGATCACCGTCATGGGCCAGCGCCTGTTGCGGGAACGACAGCCAGCGCTGACCCCCAAGACGACACCGATCCAGTTGTGGCAGACCTATCGATGGTCGGTGGATCCTCTGCGCCGGCGTGAAGCGGCCTTGTTGATGGCCAAAAGCGGTCCGACCCTGGCTGGGCAAGGTTGGGGAGACGATCCCCTGGCCGCCGTTGCTCTGGCCCTTGCCGCCGAGAGAGAGAAGCGCCGGGGGAATCACACAGCGGCAGACGTCCTCTGGCAACAACTGCTGATCCGCTTTCCGGAGACAACCGTGAGCGCGAGAGCCCGGCAGCACGTCCCTGGCCTGCGTCAGGAGCTGCTAAAGCTGCATCCGTCTCACCCCGCAGCCCTGGCCACCGCCGTGGCCCTGGAGCCAACCCCGGAACGGGGGCATCAGGGAGCACACCATCTGGCGCGTTGGGGTTGGCGCTGGCCGGGCGCGATGGACCGACTGAAAGCAGCCTGCAGCGCCAGGGAGCCGACCCAGGCACAGCGCCAGAGCCTTGCCTGGGCCCTGGCCATGCTCGGAGCCGGATCCCCCGCCTTGGACTGTCTGCAAGGGAAAGCAGCTGGAGCGGAGACAGCGCTCGCCGTGGGGCGTGCCCTGTTGCGGGGTGGTGAGGAGCAGCGCATCCAAGGGAAACTAATGCTGTTGGAGCTCACCCAGCGGCAGCCGAAATCATTGGCCAGTGATGAAGCTGTTCGTCTGCTGATGGAGCCTCTGCTGCCGGACCCGGCACTCGTAGAAGCCATTCCGCCAGCCCTGGCGGAGCGCTCCGCTGCTATGGCCGCGGCACAGGTTCGGCTCAATGCTGGCAATGGCGCCATCAACGTGCTCAAACGGTGGCCTGACGACCGCGATAGCTGGCAGCTGCAGTGGGATGAAGCTCGGTTTGCCCTGCTCGATGAGCAGTGGGAACGGGCCCGGGACCTGTTGATGGCCCTGCCTGCAGGCACCTTGCCGCCCCCTCTGGAAGCACGGCAACTGTTCTGGCTGGGGCTCACTGAAGAACGGACAGGCAACAGCACCGCCGCCAAACGCCATTGGCGGCGATTGATCGGCACCCACCGCCCAGGGTATTACCGCTGGCGGGCAGAAGTGCGTCTGGGTGAAGCCAAGACCCTGCATCTGAATAAACCATCAACAACCCTGCCCGTCCCGGTGTGGGCTCCTCTCAACAGTCGCTATCCAGAGGTGGACACCCTCTGGAGGCTGGGGCTCACCGAACAGGCATGGGACGCCTGGCTATCGCTGCGTGATCCCCGAGACCCCCTGGCAGCAGAGGAACAGTTGGTGGAGGGACGACTGCGGCTCAGCGTGAATGACCCCTGGCGCGGCCTCGATCAGCTCTGGCGACTGAGTGTGCGATGGGTGCCCACGAGCTGTCGGCAGCGACTGCTGCTGCAACGGAGCCAGAACCCTGTCGTCTTCCAACAAGCCATCCAGTCCGCATCGACGCAGCACGGGGTGGATCCAACGTTGTTGTTGGCCATCGCAAAACAGGAGTCGCGCTTTTCTCCAGGCGTGCGTTCAATTGCTGGAGCCGTTGGTGTGATGCAACTCATGCCCGAAACGGCCGCCTCCGTCGCCGGGAAACCGCTTTCGGAGCATGAGCTGATGGAGCCTTCGACAAACATCTCCCTCGGGGCTGCGTACCTGAGATCACTGCTGCAGCTCTGGGAAGAGGATGCTTTCCTCAGCATTGCCAGCTACAACGCCGGCCCTGGCACGGTGCGTTCCTGGCCTCAGCCCCGCAACGACGAGGACATCGAACTCTGGGTGGAGCGGATTCCTTACGCCGAAACCCGCTACTACACCAAAAAAGTTCTCGACAATCTTTTGGGTTACTCAGACCACGCGTGGCCCGGGTGCGACGACCGCGCCGAGGGGATGGGGTAA
- a CDS encoding thioredoxin family protein: MTGSSPQPLLGPVQRIVLVVAAIVLAVGLTMMRGGLQSGSPLEQLARRSLTPDVALSNGRPTMIEFYADWCQVCREMAPAMLKLEQSTQQQLDVVMVNVDNPRWQDLVDRYDVNGIPQLNLFNAEGDAVGRSIGLRRGEELSLLADALIQDSPLPSLQGLGRVSERTDDAPQQASSTSGPRSHG, from the coding sequence ATGACAGGCAGTTCTCCACAACCACTGCTGGGTCCTGTTCAACGGATCGTGCTTGTGGTGGCCGCCATCGTCCTGGCTGTTGGTCTCACCATGATGCGGGGTGGATTGCAGAGCGGATCCCCTCTGGAACAGCTGGCCCGGCGTTCCCTAACTCCTGACGTCGCCCTCAGCAACGGGCGTCCGACGATGATTGAGTTCTATGCCGACTGGTGCCAGGTCTGCCGCGAGATGGCTCCGGCGATGCTGAAGCTTGAGCAGAGCACGCAACAACAGCTGGACGTGGTGATGGTGAACGTTGACAACCCGCGCTGGCAGGACCTGGTTGATCGCTACGACGTCAACGGAATCCCCCAGCTCAATCTGTTCAATGCCGAGGGTGATGCCGTCGGCCGCTCCATTGGCCTGCGACGGGGCGAGGAACTCTCCCTTCTCGCCGATGCGTTGATTCAGGACTCCCCACTGCCGTCCTTGCAGGGGCTGGGTCGTGTCAGTGAACGCACGGACGACGCACCACAACAGGCATCCTCAACGTCTGGTCCCCGCAGCCACGGTTGA
- the thyX gene encoding FAD-dependent thymidylate synthase, which translates to MDRFRVDLIAATPNPQLCVYAAMHQDYSEGFVAADRENWPDEQRAGEICVKRLLAGERGHYGPMEHAQIVLNVGWFPHSVMQQARTHRVGVSFDVQSMRYTGERICRAANGDLDLEEVFYLRPVGDYSDRQGKKYAYTESQRALDLDHCRASAERYRDLLTAGFAEEHARGILPFDYRQHFVVSFSLRAFLHFMDLRAKLDAQLEIRQLCDLMWPHMVAWAPEFAGWYKKSRLHRARLAP; encoded by the coding sequence ATGGATCGCTTCCGGGTTGATCTGATCGCTGCCACACCCAACCCTCAGCTCTGTGTGTATGCGGCCATGCATCAGGACTACAGCGAGGGCTTCGTCGCGGCTGATCGTGAGAACTGGCCCGATGAACAACGGGCGGGGGAGATCTGCGTCAAACGCCTGCTGGCTGGGGAACGCGGTCATTACGGCCCGATGGAGCACGCCCAGATCGTGCTGAATGTGGGTTGGTTCCCCCATTCTGTCATGCAGCAGGCACGCACCCACCGGGTGGGCGTCAGCTTTGATGTGCAGTCGATGCGATACACCGGTGAGCGCATCTGCCGCGCTGCCAACGGCGATCTGGATCTTGAGGAGGTGTTCTACCTGCGACCGGTCGGTGACTACAGCGATCGCCAGGGCAAGAAATACGCCTATACCGAAAGCCAGCGGGCCCTGGACCTCGACCATTGCCGAGCCTCAGCTGAGCGTTATCGCGACCTGCTAACAGCAGGCTTCGCTGAAGAGCATGCCCGGGGCATCCTTCCCTTCGACTATCGCCAGCACTTCGTGGTGAGCTTCAGTCTGCGGGCCTTTCTGCACTTCATGGATCTACGGGCCAAGCTCGACGCGCAGCTGGAAATCCGCCAGCTCTGCGATCTGATGTGGCCGCACATGGTGGCCTGGGCCCCTGAATTTGCGGGCTGGTATAAGAAAAGCAGGCTTCACCGCGCCAGGCTGGCCCCTTAG
- a CDS encoding BadF/BadG/BcrA/BcrD ATPase family protein: MLLAGFDAGQTSTRCRVCRWQDDGWQIIGEGSGPGVSHLEAAGGAERFRQAVLTSLKSASEGEGERKLDAAVIGASGIEQGSALQPKATALLADALSLPEEKVLATGDERTALRGAFPEGGGIILISGTGMICLGRDHQGKEHRCGGWGWMLDGAGSAFDLGHQGLQLTLQMADGRRPDHPLRQRMWEQLGCRGHADVKAWVVQPSRTAADLAALAPLLVAAADAGLPAAQDILQRSAAALVSCAATVARELALPQPAVAGLGGVLQHPGSVQRAVEVGIIAEIPGARWAPAASDACWGALTMARELVLRPR; encoded by the coding sequence ATGCTTCTCGCAGGATTCGATGCCGGCCAGACCAGCACCCGCTGCCGGGTCTGCCGCTGGCAAGATGACGGCTGGCAGATCATCGGTGAGGGTTCAGGTCCTGGGGTATCCCACCTCGAGGCCGCGGGAGGAGCCGAGCGGTTCCGTCAGGCTGTGCTCACCAGCCTGAAATCCGCCTCTGAGGGTGAAGGAGAACGCAAGCTGGATGCCGCCGTGATCGGTGCCAGCGGAATCGAGCAGGGCTCAGCCCTGCAACCGAAAGCCACTGCCCTGCTGGCAGATGCCTTGTCTCTCCCCGAGGAAAAAGTCCTGGCCACGGGCGACGAGCGCACCGCGCTGCGGGGAGCCTTCCCTGAAGGGGGTGGGATCATCCTGATCAGCGGCACTGGCATGATCTGCCTCGGCAGAGACCACCAGGGGAAAGAACACCGCTGCGGGGGTTGGGGCTGGATGCTCGATGGCGCCGGTTCCGCCTTTGATTTGGGCCATCAGGGGTTGCAACTCACCCTGCAGATGGCCGATGGGCGACGGCCGGACCACCCCCTGCGCCAGCGGATGTGGGAGCAGCTGGGCTGCCGCGGACATGCCGATGTCAAAGCCTGGGTGGTTCAACCGTCACGAACTGCCGCGGACCTGGCCGCCCTGGCACCACTGCTGGTCGCAGCGGCTGATGCAGGCCTTCCGGCCGCTCAGGACATCCTTCAACGATCAGCTGCGGCTCTGGTGAGCTGTGCCGCCACCGTGGCCCGGGAACTCGCGCTACCGCAGCCAGCGGTGGCGGGGCTCGGCGGCGTACTGCAACACCCCGGCAGCGTCCAACGGGCGGTTGAGGTGGGGATTATCGCTGAGATCCCCGGTGCACGCTGGGCCCCAGCTGCCTCCGATGCCTGCTGGGGCGCACTCACCATGGCCCGCGAGCTGGTGCTCAGGCCGCGTTGA